Proteins co-encoded in one Streptococcus parauberis NCFD 2020 genomic window:
- a CDS encoding DUF1761 domain-containing protein, whose amino-acid sequence MTLLIAIITGIINFMIGGLWYGILFRDPWMKAMGIKKEDIGKNGDGKKEMAMTAIVEIIISILVILFLQSVHAATLTSALIIGLIVVLAVLKNYFFEQKPFQLILINESYKLVAFLVIGLAMLFV is encoded by the coding sequence ATGACATTACTTATTGCAATTATTACTGGAATTATTAACTTTATGATTGGTGGACTTTGGTACGGCATTCTTTTTAGAGATCCCTGGATGAAAGCCATGGGCATAAAAAAAGAGGATATTGGAAAAAATGGTGATGGCAAAAAAGAAATGGCTATGACCGCCATCGTCGAAATCATTATCAGTATCTTAGTCATCCTCTTCTTACAATCCGTCCATGCAGCAACACTGACATCTGCATTAATAATTGGTCTAATCGTTGTTTTAGCAGTACTCAAAAACTACTTCTTCGAACAAAAACCTTTCCAACTCATCCTCATCAATGAGAGCTACAAACTTGTGGCATTCCTTGTTATTGGATTAGCAATGTTATTTGTATAA
- a CDS encoding sensor histidine kinase: MTNFKKFSILFLLLEIIIIFISNIFYFQYVANSSEKIYQVDINRLVKQLEKDPNSTKDLTEFPSVLKVSSYDSSQSYKNHYAVKKINNKLYAIEYRIRDRYFEIIPLNIGFLVLFFLSVFLLSYLWQKLIRPFNRMSDMTHQLAKGYLVKPLDAEKSKFLGKFLWGLDMLRENLADEKHKALNLEKDKKTLILSLTHDIKTPLSAIELYTRALQSGLYKSPEKNEEALKGISKNIKKITTYVDEISLASKEDFLNIVVKDGEYYLASLLQEVKSYYEPKLKNLKIDFKVDNTDNCLLLGDLDRTIEVIQNGVENAIKYGDGKEIIISVSEEENCKLISIQNTGYFFKEEELPHIFDSFYRGSNSKSVKGSGLGLYIAKTIMRKMHGDIFVEIKNNKFCLTLVIKKV, translated from the coding sequence TTGACTAACTTTAAAAAATTTTCAATCTTATTTCTTTTACTTGAAATAATTATAATCTTCATTAGTAATATTTTTTATTTTCAATATGTTGCTAACTCATCTGAAAAAATATATCAAGTTGACATTAATCGTTTAGTCAAGCAACTTGAAAAAGATCCAAATTCTACCAAGGATTTAACTGAATTTCCGTCGGTATTAAAAGTAAGTTCTTATGATAGTAGTCAATCTTATAAGAATCATTATGCCGTTAAAAAGATTAATAATAAACTCTATGCTATTGAATATAGAATAAGGGATAGATATTTTGAAATCATCCCTTTGAATATTGGTTTTTTAGTTTTATTTTTCCTTAGTGTGTTTTTACTAAGCTATCTTTGGCAGAAACTTATTCGTCCATTTAACAGAATGTCTGATATGACGCATCAGTTAGCAAAAGGATATTTAGTTAAACCGCTAGACGCTGAAAAAAGTAAATTTTTAGGAAAATTTCTTTGGGGTCTTGATATGTTGCGAGAAAACTTAGCAGATGAAAAACATAAAGCATTAAACTTGGAAAAAGATAAAAAAACACTGATTCTCTCTTTAACACACGATATAAAAACACCATTATCAGCTATAGAGCTATATACAAGAGCTTTACAATCTGGTTTATATAAAAGTCCAGAAAAGAATGAAGAAGCTTTAAAAGGTATCTCTAAAAATATCAAAAAAATAACTACTTATGTGGATGAAATTTCACTAGCTTCTAAAGAGGATTTTCTTAATATTGTTGTAAAAGATGGCGAATACTATTTAGCCTCACTATTACAAGAAGTTAAGAGTTATTATGAGCCAAAATTAAAAAACTTAAAAATTGACTTTAAAGTCGATAATACTGACAATTGTTTGCTATTGGGTGACCTTGATCGTACAATCGAAGTTATTCAAAATGGGGTTGAAAATGCTATTAAATATGGGGATGGTAAAGAAATTATCATTTCTGTTTCAGAAGAAGAAAACTGCAAATTAATTAGTATTCAAAATACTGGCTATTTCTTTAAAGAAGAAGAATTGCCACATATATTTGATTCTTTCTATCGAGGTAGTAACAGTAAATCAGTTAAGGGAAGTGGTCTTGGCTTATATATTGCAAAAACGATTATGCGAAAAATGCATGGTGATATTTTTGTTGAAATAAAAAATAATAAATTTTGCCTTACATTAGTGATTAAAAAAGTATAA
- a CDS encoding DUF2812 domain-containing protein: MTETKKIIKIFTIADYMEEEAWLRQQSQKGWKFVKNTNPITYLFEKSKAEDVIYQLEYKNEAVTRDYLQLYQDYGWEYCGTYIGWNYFRKAAKLVEHAGENQIFSDRESKLNMISHIIKTRMLPLLIIFLCIIIPNLSKTDYLSGDLLDKIIFGIFMFLFVLYIVLITYCGGKLIYLRKNL, from the coding sequence ATGACTGAAACAAAAAAAATCATAAAAATTTTCACAATTGCTGATTATATGGAAGAAGAAGCATGGCTTCGACAACAAAGCCAAAAAGGATGGAAATTTGTAAAAAATACTAATCCTATTACTTATCTTTTTGAAAAAAGCAAAGCTGAAGATGTTATCTATCAATTAGAGTACAAAAATGAGGCAGTGACAAGAGACTATCTGCAACTCTATCAAGATTATGGTTGGGAGTATTGTGGCACATACATTGGTTGGAATTATTTTCGAAAAGCAGCTAAGCTAGTTGAACATGCAGGTGAAAATCAAATCTTTTCAGATCGTGAGTCAAAGCTTAATATGATAAGTCATATCATTAAAACACGTATGTTACCACTCTTAATTATCTTTCTATGTATAATAATTCCAAATTTAAGCAAAACAGATTATTTGTCAGGTGATTTGTTGGACAAAATAATTTTTGGTATTTTTATGTTCTTATTTGTACTTTATATTGTTTTGATTACATATTGTGGTGGAAAATTAATCTATTTACGGAAAAATCTATAA
- a CDS encoding FtsX-like permease family protein translates to MNLILLLFIILATTFVSSGINNLVTVYKGVDYYFDKAEIGNFDLISMGEDPKDKVEAFLAKEKAVSKYKVEPIIFLNKDDFSVRGKKSQARNDIILQSIEESKINFFDSANKKIKTVKPGHVYIGGSFIKDNNLSVGDTIIFKKGKTEIKFILDGKAKDALLGSEMFGNCRFIINTNEKNKLLENKEIASKRQGKIAYVISNNLKRMEAATAELESISFTGSRWMMKFGYVMDMIVAFIILILSICLILVAFTVLKFSINFTILEEFREIGVMKAIGIGNGKIRYLYIIKYLVLACIGSLIGFFSSLPFGKMLIQSATENMVLENDLGIFPNLLGTLLVIFLIVWFSYLSTSKIKKSSPLDAIRSGQTGERYKTKAILRFEKSSAKPSLFLAVTDIVNNPRRFLTIILSFFLCTLFVLIMVNTTETINSDKLITIIGARADLYLTDDDQVNKDLNQKDMKKLKANLAETNKKVEALSMSSRMSTDVVYKYKVNFEGNGYFLNFKQGVNSKVSQLKYTKGSAPQNGHEIAITSIISKMTGAKIGDTLIVNFGEKEEKCIVTAYYQTMNQLGQVILLHEDAPSVMKNATIVLPYKINFTDQPDEAQIKKRQKRLKKLFPQKDIMTAKEYCMDSFGIGEVLNSLLILLLTIVLIVVSLVTLLTERVFISNEKNQIAILKAIGFQNSSIMKWHIYRFIIVGVVAVALAAITSIPITKLCISPLFGMMGANDVSFNIVAWKVFGLYPGLIVIVTIFVATLSAQYIRSIKSSDTANIE, encoded by the coding sequence ATGAATCTCATTTTGTTACTCTTCATTATTTTAGCTACAACCTTTGTGTCAAGTGGAATTAATAATCTTGTCACTGTTTATAAAGGGGTTGACTATTATTTTGACAAAGCTGAGATTGGTAATTTTGACCTCATATCAATGGGTGAAGATCCAAAGGATAAAGTTGAAGCCTTTTTAGCAAAAGAAAAAGCAGTTTCTAAATATAAAGTTGAACCAATTATCTTTTTGAATAAAGATGATTTCTCAGTTAGAGGAAAGAAATCCCAGGCTCGAAACGATATAATTCTCCAGTCGATTGAAGAAAGTAAAATTAACTTTTTTGATTCGGCTAATAAAAAGATAAAGACAGTTAAACCTGGCCATGTTTATATTGGTGGATCCTTTATCAAAGATAATAATCTTTCAGTTGGTGATACAATTATTTTTAAAAAAGGTAAAACCGAAATAAAATTTATTTTAGATGGCAAAGCCAAAGATGCACTCTTAGGTTCAGAAATGTTTGGCAACTGTCGTTTTATCATCAACACTAATGAAAAAAATAAACTACTAGAAAATAAAGAGATAGCTAGTAAACGGCAAGGTAAGATTGCTTACGTCATTTCAAATAATTTGAAACGTATGGAAGCTGCTACCGCTGAATTAGAAAGTATATCATTTACAGGTTCTCGTTGGATGATGAAGTTTGGCTATGTAATGGATATGATTGTTGCTTTCATTATACTGATTCTTTCCATTTGTTTAATCTTAGTAGCCTTTACAGTATTAAAATTCTCAATCAATTTTACAATTCTTGAAGAATTTAGAGAAATTGGTGTCATGAAGGCAATCGGAATCGGGAATGGCAAAATTAGATATTTATATATCATTAAGTACTTGGTGCTTGCATGTATAGGTTCTCTGATAGGTTTTTTCTCAAGTTTACCTTTTGGCAAGATGCTTATTCAATCTGCAACCGAAAATATGGTTTTAGAAAATGACTTAGGTATTTTCCCTAATTTACTTGGTACCTTATTAGTGATTTTCTTAATTGTTTGGTTCAGTTATCTTTCAACCTCAAAAATTAAAAAATCATCACCTCTAGATGCCATTCGAAGTGGTCAAACTGGTGAACGTTACAAAACTAAAGCGATTCTTAGATTTGAAAAAAGTTCTGCTAAGCCCTCTTTATTTTTAGCAGTCACTGATATTGTTAATAACCCAAGACGATTTTTGACCATTATTCTTTCGTTTTTTCTTTGTACCTTATTTGTGCTGATTATGGTTAATACAACTGAGACCATTAATAGTGACAAACTAATAACAATAATTGGTGCTCGGGCTGATTTATACCTAACTGATGATGATCAGGTTAATAAAGACTTGAATCAAAAAGATATGAAAAAATTGAAAGCTAACTTAGCAGAGACAAACAAAAAGGTTGAAGCACTTAGTATGTCTTCTCGGATGTCGACAGATGTCGTATACAAATACAAAGTAAATTTTGAGGGTAATGGCTATTTTCTTAATTTTAAACAAGGGGTTAATTCAAAGGTTAGTCAGCTCAAATATACCAAAGGATCTGCTCCACAAAATGGTCATGAAATAGCTATTACCTCAATTATTTCCAAGATGACAGGTGCTAAAATCGGAGATACCTTAATTGTCAATTTTGGTGAAAAAGAAGAAAAGTGCATAGTCACAGCTTATTATCAAACAATGAATCAACTTGGTCAAGTCATTTTATTACATGAAGATGCACCATCTGTTATGAAAAATGCCACCATTGTTCTTCCATATAAAATAAATTTTACAGATCAACCTGATGAAGCCCAAATTAAAAAGCGACAAAAAAGGTTGAAGAAACTTTTTCCTCAAAAAGACATTATGACCGCAAAAGAGTATTGTATGGATAGTTTTGGTATTGGTGAAGTATTAAATAGCTTACTGATTCTTCTATTAACAATAGTCCTAATAGTAGTCTCTTTAGTGACCTTATTAACAGAACGTGTTTTTATCAGCAATGAAAAAAATCAGATTGCTATTCTAAAAGCAATTGGTTTTCAGAATAGTTCAATTATGAAATGGCATATTTATCGGTTCATTATTGTCGGTGTCGTGGCAGTGGCTTTAGCAGCCATAACATCAATACCTATCACGAAGCTTTGTATCTCGCCATTATTTGGCATGATGGGAGCAAATGATGTTTCATTTAATATCGTGGCTTGGAAAGTATTCGGACTTTACCCAGGTTTGATAGTCATTGTTACCATCTTTGTAGCTACTTTATCAGCTCAATACATTCGAAGCATTAAAAGCAGTGATACAGCAAACATTGAATAA
- a CDS encoding ABC transporter ATP-binding protein, producing MLIEVKDLCKTYVIDKRQNNVLKNVTFSLDTGDMVAIMGPSGSGKSTLLYAVSGMDQATSGQVYFDGDDITKLSEKKLANLRLDKMGFIFQQMYLVKNLTILDNIVLPAIESRSSRESKIEKIARAKDLMRKLGIIEVANNDINEVSGGQLQRACICRSMINNPKILFADEPTGALNRKASNEVINELTKLNQEGTTILMVTHDLKVAAKCKKVLYIVDGNIKGEFNINSEKRLTEKETERELTNWLMDLGW from the coding sequence ATGCTAATAGAAGTGAAAGATTTATGTAAAACCTATGTGATTGATAAAAGGCAAAATAATGTCTTGAAAAATGTAACTTTCTCATTAGATACAGGTGATATGGTAGCAATCATGGGACCTTCAGGATCTGGAAAATCAACACTATTGTATGCCGTTTCCGGAATGGATCAAGCAACCAGTGGTCAAGTTTATTTTGATGGAGATGATATTACCAAACTATCTGAAAAGAAATTAGCTAATTTAAGATTAGATAAAATGGGCTTTATTTTCCAACAAATGTATCTGGTTAAGAATTTGACTATACTTGATAATATTGTATTGCCCGCCATTGAAAGTCGGTCCAGTAGAGAATCTAAAATTGAAAAAATTGCGCGTGCAAAAGACTTAATGAGAAAATTAGGTATTATTGAAGTTGCTAACAATGACATCAATGAAGTTTCTGGTGGTCAATTACAACGCGCCTGTATTTGTCGCAGTATGATTAATAACCCTAAAATATTGTTTGCTGACGAACCAACAGGTGCTTTAAATAGAAAAGCTTCAAACGAAGTCATCAACGAATTGACAAAGCTTAATCAGGAAGGAACGACAATCCTGATGGTTACTCACGATTTAAAAGTTGCAGCCAAATGTAAAAAAGTTCTTTACATAGTTGATGGCAATATTAAAGGTGAGTTCAACATCAATTCTGAAAAGAGGTTAACCGAAAAAGAAACAGAACGAGAATTAACCAACTGGTTAATGGATCTGGGTTGGTAA
- a CDS encoding PadR family transcriptional regulator: MEDRLRRVYVPMSETAFYILFCLQKPQHGYGIGQTVSEMTAGQVTVSPGTMYGTLSKMEKDGLITLLKEEDKRKLYQITQLGQDILALELARIKRLYQNSLGETYHD, translated from the coding sequence ATGGAAGATAGACTACGACGGGTTTATGTCCCTATGTCCGAAACAGCTTTCTATATACTCTTTTGTTTGCAAAAGCCTCAACATGGATATGGTATTGGGCAGACAGTATCAGAAATGACGGCTGGACAAGTGACCGTAAGCCCCGGAACAATGTATGGCACACTATCAAAAATGGAAAAAGATGGCTTAATTACTCTCTTAAAAGAAGAAGACAAGCGAAAATTGTATCAGATTACCCAACTTGGACAAGACATTTTAGCATTAGAATTGGCCCGCATAAAAAGACTTTATCAAAACAGTTTAGGAGAGACTTACCATGACTGA
- a CDS encoding tRNA dihydrouridine synthase, whose product MTAENFWQDLPKPFFILAPMEDVTDVAFRHVVAKAGRPDVFFTEFTNSASYCHPDGIESVKGRLTYTHDEQPLVAHIWGDVPDNFAEMAKGMKEMGFAGVDINMGCPAPNVFKHGRGSGLILRPEVAAQLIHATKEGGLPVSVKTRLGHAKPEEYKVWLKHVLEQGIANLSIHLRTKTEMSKVDAHWEMIGEIKELRDRIAPDTLLTINGDIPNRQVGLELVEKYGVDGVMIGRGIFHNPYAFEKVQSAHSPKELIDLFRYHLDQFDKYQLRPFPSMKRSFKIYIRGFAGANELRIALMDAKNTDECRKLVDEFEAKQL is encoded by the coding sequence ATGACTGCTGAGAATTTTTGGCAAGATTTACCAAAACCATTTTTTATTTTAGCACCTATGGAGGACGTGACTGATGTAGCTTTTCGTCATGTCGTCGCAAAAGCTGGAAGACCTGATGTTTTCTTCACCGAATTCACAAACTCTGCTTCTTATTGTCATCCTGATGGTATTGAATCCGTTAAAGGGCGTCTGACTTATACCCACGATGAACAACCATTAGTGGCCCATATTTGGGGTGATGTTCCTGATAACTTTGCTGAGATGGCAAAAGGCATGAAGGAAATGGGCTTTGCTGGTGTTGATATTAATATGGGTTGTCCAGCACCAAATGTCTTTAAGCACGGCCGCGGCTCGGGTCTGATTTTAAGACCAGAGGTTGCCGCTCAATTAATTCATGCAACTAAAGAAGGTGGCCTTCCGGTATCCGTTAAAACGCGCCTGGGTCACGCCAAGCCAGAAGAGTACAAAGTTTGGCTTAAACACGTCCTGGAACAAGGCATTGCCAATCTTTCCATTCACCTAAGAACCAAGACCGAAATGTCGAAGGTGGACGCTCATTGGGAGATGATTGGTGAAATTAAAGAGCTGCGCGATCGCATCGCTCCCGATACGCTGCTGACAATCAATGGCGACATTCCAAACCGCCAAGTTGGCTTAGAGCTGGTTGAGAAATACGGCGTCGATGGTGTCATGATTGGGCGTGGTATATTCCACAACCCTTACGCTTTTGAGAAAGTTCAGTCTGCCCATAGTCCCAAAGAATTGATTGATCTCTTCCGCTACCACTTGGATCAGTTTGACAAATATCAATTGCGTCCCTTCCCATCAATGAAACGATCTTTTAAAATTTACATCCGCGGCTTTGCTGGCGCAAATGAGCTCCGCATTGCCCTTATGGATGCTAAAAATACAGATGAGTGTCGTAAGTTGGTAGATGAGTTTGAAGCAAAACAGTTATAA
- a CDS encoding response regulator transcription factor, producing MLDILIVEDNQEIANILQEFLRKENYTVATAESGEKAITLYQKYGAKLIILDIMLPEMDGFQVCSKIRESSNAHILIASAKNQKADNLKGLYLGADDYIGKPYDIDILLAKINGIFKRKYNQEEFILGGLKLNTIMRTLTVNDHQVNLTEKEFELLKLLMENRGVTLKKDYLFTTIWGSDSLSELQTLAVHIRWLREKIEKDPKNPEHIVTVWGIGYRFD from the coding sequence ATGTTAGATATTTTGATTGTAGAAGATAACCAAGAGATAGCAAATATCTTACAAGAATTTCTACGAAAGGAAAATTATACTGTTGCCACTGCTGAAAGTGGCGAAAAAGCCATAACACTTTATCAAAAATATGGAGCAAAGCTGATAATATTAGACATCATGTTACCAGAAATGGATGGTTTTCAGGTCTGCTCAAAGATTCGAGAAAGTTCCAATGCTCATATCCTCATTGCGAGCGCAAAGAATCAAAAGGCTGATAATCTAAAAGGTCTTTACTTAGGTGCAGATGACTACATTGGTAAGCCTTATGATATTGATATTTTACTAGCTAAAATTAATGGTATTTTTAAACGTAAGTACAATCAGGAAGAATTCATTCTCGGTGGACTGAAACTAAATACCATCATGAGAACTTTAACGGTTAATGACCACCAGGTTAATCTGACAGAAAAAGAATTTGAACTATTGAAATTATTAATGGAAAACAGAGGTGTAACCCTAAAGAAAGATTATTTATTCACTACCATATGGGGTAGTGATAGTCTGTCAGAATTGCAAACACTAGCTGTACATATCCGTTGGTTACGAGAAAAAATTGAGAAAGATCCTAAAAACCCTGAACACATTGTGACAGTATGGGGAATAGGTTATCGATTTGACTAA
- a CDS encoding aldo/keto reductase, translated as MMKIKVVNGPQEASAIILGCMRMPSLSVDDAAKIITTAVDNGINYFDNATCYTQGEAETRFGDAFAQTGLKREDVFIQSKVGLEFQRNEFDWTKENILTNVDASLKRMKLDYMDGLLLHRPDVLFDPEEVSEAFEELEKAGKVRHFGVSNVPSMQIELLKKFVKQPLIFNQLQLSLEQSQLIDQALYLNNKATDMSIDRDNGTLDYCRLNDITIQAWSPLQYGMIGGSFIDHQDFPELNQGLQELADKYGVAKAAIAIAWILRHPAKMQAIVGTMNPQHLIEVSKAADIQLTHHEWYQLYLASGKYLP; from the coding sequence ATGATGAAGATAAAAGTTGTTAATGGACCGCAAGAGGCATCTGCTATTATTTTAGGATGTATGCGTATGCCTAGTTTATCAGTCGATGATGCCGCAAAAATAATTACTACTGCTGTTGATAATGGCATCAATTATTTTGATAATGCTACTTGTTATACTCAAGGGGAAGCGGAGACTCGTTTTGGTGATGCATTTGCTCAGACAGGACTCAAACGTGAAGACGTTTTTATCCAATCAAAAGTTGGTCTTGAGTTCCAACGTAATGAATTTGATTGGACTAAAGAAAACATTCTTACGAATGTCGATGCCAGTCTAAAACGTATGAAACTGGACTATATGGATGGCCTACTACTTCATCGTCCAGATGTACTTTTTGATCCTGAAGAAGTTTCTGAAGCATTTGAAGAACTCGAAAAAGCTGGTAAAGTGCGTCATTTTGGTGTCAGTAATGTTCCAAGCATGCAAATCGAATTACTTAAAAAATTTGTTAAACAACCTTTGATTTTTAATCAACTGCAACTTTCTTTGGAACAGTCACAACTGATTGACCAAGCACTCTATTTAAACAATAAAGCCACAGACATGTCTATTGACCGTGACAACGGTACTTTGGATTATTGTCGATTGAACGATATTACAATTCAAGCTTGGTCCCCATTACAATACGGGATGATTGGTGGCAGCTTCATAGACCATCAAGATTTCCCCGAACTCAATCAAGGACTGCAAGAATTAGCTGACAAATACGGTGTCGCCAAAGCAGCAATTGCGATTGCATGGATCCTCCGTCATCCAGCAAAAATGCAAGCTATCGTTGGTACAATGAACCCACAACATTTAATTGAAGTTAGCAAAGCTGCAGATATTCAATTAACACATCACGAATGGTACCAACTCTACCTAGCATCAGGCAAATATTTACCATAA
- a CDS encoding glycine zipper family protein has protein sequence MEWHNVFLMILPVIIFIVFIIYISNKKSKEEATKEDVESNIEQVADDNYMSLGMAIGLSLGAALGALTKNLATGVSLGMLIGLVIGMSIKKS, from the coding sequence ATGGAATGGCATAATGTATTTTTAATGATTTTACCAGTAATCATTTTCATCGTTTTTATTATTTATATCAGCAATAAAAAATCTAAAGAAGAAGCAACTAAAGAGGACGTTGAAAGTAATATTGAACAGGTAGCAGATGACAATTATATGTCATTAGGTATGGCAATTGGGCTTTCCCTCGGTGCAGCTTTGGGAGCATTGACTAAAAATTTAGCCACTGGTGTTTCGCTTGGAATGCTGATTGGCTTGGTAATTGGAATGTCTATTAAGAAATCATAA
- the rlmD gene encoding 23S rRNA (uracil(1939)-C(5))-methyltransferase RlmD produces the protein MLKKNDVVEVEIVDLSHEGSGVAKYDGFVFFVENALPGEKIQMRVLKLNKKIGFGKVESYLEKSEFRNDDLDAAYLRTGIADFGHLAYSEQLKFKAKQVTDNLYKTAGLTDVEVAETIGMENPFAYRNKAQIPVRRVNGKLETGFFRKNSHDLLPISDYLIQDKEIDRLINYTRDLLIRFEVSPYDEKEKTGLIKNLVVRRGQNSGEMMLIFVTSRPKVFRVDQIIAKITEEFPAIVSVMQNINDQNGNAIFGKEFRTLYGKDTITDSMLGNTYEISAQSFYQVNTEMAEKLYQTAIDFSNLTKDDIVIDAYSGIGTIGLSFAKSVKKVYGVEVIEQAVLDARKNAELNGIKNVQFVTDIAEAAMEKWSKEGIHPNVILVDPPRKGLTESFIRASVEMNPEKITYVSCNPATMARDIKLYQELGYDLKKVQPVDLFPQTHHVECVSLLEKRN, from the coding sequence ATGTTAAAGAAAAATGATGTTGTCGAAGTAGAAATTGTTGATTTAAGCCATGAAGGTTCTGGAGTCGCAAAGTATGATGGTTTTGTCTTCTTTGTAGAGAATGCTCTTCCTGGCGAAAAAATCCAAATGCGTGTTTTGAAATTAAACAAAAAAATTGGTTTTGGTAAAGTTGAAAGCTATCTTGAAAAATCTGAGTTTCGTAATGATGACTTGGATGCCGCTTATTTACGTACCGGGATTGCCGATTTTGGGCACTTGGCTTATTCAGAACAATTAAAATTCAAAGCTAAACAAGTTACTGACAATCTTTATAAAACAGCAGGCTTAACTGATGTTGAAGTTGCAGAAACAATCGGCATGGAAAATCCATTTGCCTACAGAAATAAAGCACAGATTCCAGTTCGTCGTGTTAATGGTAAATTAGAAACTGGTTTCTTCAGAAAAAATTCACATGATTTATTACCTATTTCTGATTATCTGATTCAAGATAAAGAGATTGATCGTCTAATCAACTATACACGTGACTTGTTGATACGTTTTGAAGTTAGCCCTTATGATGAGAAGGAAAAAACTGGATTAATCAAAAATCTAGTTGTTCGTCGTGGTCAAAACTCTGGTGAAATGATGTTAATTTTTGTTACATCTCGACCAAAAGTTTTCCGTGTTGATCAAATAATTGCTAAAATTACGGAAGAATTTCCAGCTATCGTATCAGTAATGCAAAATATCAATGATCAAAATGGTAATGCTATTTTTGGAAAAGAATTCCGCACCCTTTATGGAAAAGATACTATTACAGATAGCATGCTTGGTAACACTTACGAGATTTCTGCCCAATCATTCTATCAAGTTAATACTGAAATGGCTGAGAAGTTATATCAAACAGCTATTGATTTTTCAAATTTGACTAAAGACGATATCGTCATTGATGCTTATTCTGGTATTGGGACAATTGGTTTATCTTTCGCGAAATCTGTTAAAAAGGTTTATGGTGTTGAAGTCATTGAACAAGCTGTTCTCGATGCACGTAAAAATGCTGAACTTAATGGTATTAAGAATGTTCAATTTGTGACAGATATTGCAGAGGCAGCTATGGAAAAATGGTCTAAAGAAGGCATTCATCCAAATGTTATCTTAGTAGATCCACCAAGAAAAGGCCTAACAGAAAGCTTTATCAGAGCTTCAGTTGAAATGAATCCAGAAAAAATTACTTATGTCTCATGTAACCCAGCTACCATGGCACGTGACATCAAACTATACCAAGAACTAGGTTATGACCTTAAAAAAGTACAGCCGGTGGATTTATTTCCACAAACGCACCACGTGGAGTGTGTGAGCTTGTTAGAGAAACGCAACTAA
- a CDS encoding helix-turn-helix domain-containing protein, with product MTKESMGMIIASKRKEKAMTQLELSSLLGVTDKAVSKWERDLSLPDTNTIPKLAEILDIRLEDLMQTSVKKENLKSKTDTQTTIRLVLRAIPLAMGVAVIVLSILGKLEMKEAITLLAVGVTSLAIYLLNDH from the coding sequence ATGACCAAGGAAAGTATGGGAATGATTATTGCTAGTAAGAGAAAAGAAAAAGCAATGACACAATTAGAACTGTCATCACTTTTAGGTGTGACGGATAAAGCTGTTTCAAAATGGGAACGAGACCTCTCTTTACCCGATACAAATACTATCCCTAAATTGGCTGAAATTTTAGACATCAGATTGGAGGATCTTATGCAAACATCAGTAAAAAAAGAAAATCTTAAATCAAAGACTGACACACAAACTACCATTAGACTAGTTCTTAGGGCTATTCCACTTGCCATGGGCGTTGCTGTAATCGTTTTATCTATTTTAGGTAAACTTGAAATGAAAGAAGCTATTACTCTATTAGCAGTTGGGGTAACTTCGTTAGCTATTTACCTCTTAAATGATCATTGA